The Acropora muricata isolate sample 2 chromosome 7, ASM3666990v1, whole genome shotgun sequence genomic interval GTGTTCATCTTTTGTAAGGCATGAAATGACTGTTGGCAGCCTTCCATCAAGCAAAAAAAGGGGAAGAGTAGGGAGGGAGGGGAAATTGAGGTCACAAATACATATAAGCCACACCAATCAGACATTCTACCACATGCACGAGTAACAACATGTTGTTGTTCTACGTTTGTGGCTAGCTAGCTACGTTATGTCTTGCACTCTGAATCTATAACAAGAGAAAACTTTAATACCTCAAGATCTGTACAGCAAGGTCtaatcatgcaaaggcaaatgGCCACACAGATTCCAGTACCAAACTCGATGATGCCAAGGGCCAAGATCATAGCGGCAAGTCCTATTGCGGTATAATTGTATGAGTCATTGCTACAGAGGTTTGATTCTAATTCACAGGTAACATTACCACAGCCATGTCCAAAACAAGAACATTGCCCTTGACATAAACAGCATATCGTTGTAATTCTTGTACCAAACATAATGATTATTCCACCAAACACAGCAGATGTGATGAAGAACCCCATGAATACAGAGGCCTGCAAAATAAAACCATGAAAATGTCATTTATGAAACGCCGTTTCGTTTTTAACTCAGTCTTTGTGATTAGCTTTATATTATTACCTAAgcaatagtttttgttttagttaATGTTTGGTTCTGCAGTCTACTATAACTatattaacataaatacaaaggaataacaaaaagtgctgccatttatgaaagtggtctatattatttttttcaattaaattttAGACCTTTATCCATAAAAAAGAAGTTGTTAACAGGGGAACTTTAGGGGTTGGAAAAAAATGCATAAGATTTAATAATTATGGTTTAAATTGTTATGAGATAAATATTGCTGTATGAGCATTAATGTGCAACTGCACTACAACTAGTGCTGTAACTACAACTACTGCTCTTGTAACTTTTACTCCTGCTAccacaatattaatttttcttgatAAGCACTCAatttttgttctgtgcaagatcCATAATGTGATTGTTTTTGAATGACTCCCCATCACTGCAATTAGGCCAATGGAAAGTGCATAATATGTTGGTGTAACCGCCATGTCAGTATTGACATGCATAAGGGCTCAGAATTGTCCAAGATGATCTCAAACTTTGGCGAATAAGCATTAGCAAGTAAATCCGAGAGATTTGTTTCCCAATCTGCACACAGTAACCCCCAAGCAGTCATACACAACCTGTTTTTGCTACTTACAAATAAATTGCTCTGGCGAGTCCTTTGTAGAGTCCTGCCTGGAATACCTAGGCCACCTGCAATGCACATCTGCAAGAAAATATGCAATAgaagggtttagtttctaaatgaactgtggtgctgcatttgTGCATacaaacaacatgaaattattataaattattttcataaattagtaaaattaatatatataattacATATTATGATACAATGTcatatatttaatatatatatatatatatatatatgtattataTAAGTCTTGgctatagtctatccttgcggtataTATTTGCTCAATGCGACCGCTGTCTTTAAGAGTCCAGatatgtttgttttgtgtgcCTGAATGATGCAGTGTGGTTTCTGTAGTACCTTGTCTCTAAGTCATTTTCTCTCAGTCCAATGTACATTTCAAAAGAGTTAATGTCCTTGCATTTgacaatacaccttattccaaaatggcggccagtaAACTATTCTTTTGTGTGATTGttgattagccctcttcgcctcgttttcacttcaaaattcttttattttttacacttgttgacgaggcgaagagggctaattaacatgcaaacaaaagaataatttattggtcgccattttggaataaggtgcataatacttggtagattactgataaTTGGAGACAGCTTCCTTTAAGTGGGCATGTGATCTTTTGTCGACATGCAGTTGCATGCTTTTGTTTAGTACAGATAACTATATGgtatacataaatatatatagttATACAATATAATTTACATAGTTAGTGATACAAACAGACAAAGTCAAATTTGCAAGTGTGGTGCAGTGGTTTCATTGGCCTTGTGGTTAAGGCATCTGACAGGTAAGCTGGAGACCCAGGTTTGATTCCTGGCAGAGTCACATTTTCACCTTGTTTCCTTTAGTTGTTGTTGCTTGTATTTCTGTTCCCAAATTAACCTTGTCAATAAATATGtatatttgtataggtaatcacatgatttcaagtgcaatttggaataaataagcaagagaaaatttttcaaaaaccaACAAAAGTGCATGAGCCTGTAGGACAAGTGCactttgtggtctttgaaaaatttacaagtgctcatttattccaaatcatgtgattacttattaatatacatgaaaaaatgcaagatggttaagcagaagaaacgcacttgtatcacgcaatcagggaaaaattgcgccattaATAATTTGCACCATCCAGGGCGcgtgcttgatttgaaaacaaaagatgttattggtcctgaccaaaccctactgttcattagccaatcataatccagaattttgATGTGTGATTTGCACtgtattacactttttgcactcgCTTCACATATTTTGCactcctttctcagccaatcagaattgagtaatttttcccatatattattaatatagaTATAAAAGAGTGTGATTGAGTCTTATCTAAATGCAACTATCTAAATGCAACTTGTCTACTTTCTCATGCACTTTTATTTGCAAGTACATTATTTCAACTGCTAGTGAACTAGGGTGATAGTAAAGAAACTTTCACATAAAAACTTTCATGTTTTCACTAAAACCTTTTTATTGGCAGACCACATCAaagcatagttaatattaactatggtCAACAAAATGCACTCAAGTGCATTCAGAATCATTATTCTTCCTCATCAAACTACCGAATCATATAATTTTAACCATTTTCTGGCATTCTCATTTGGAATTGCAATGAACagtttgagaattcaaaatcaatgaaaattagaaaattaaCAAATATGTGCATTTTCACCCAAAAATTGCCATGTTTCAGGTGtaaacttcaaggaaaaatttccTGGACTCACTCCATTTAATATACATAccgagccaaaaaaaaaaacaaaataaaaattttcgtggTATAATCGCTTTAAACTCGCTAATGAGACACTACTACAGATGGAACAAAAAGCCACACTAATAATTAGTTATCCGGGGTTTTCGGAAATCATTGTAATTTGAACATTATGCAGATTCACGAAAGGCGGAAATTCGACTTTTCGTGAAACAAAAACCAGATATATCCGGTCAAAAATCACTCGCTCATGGACCGTATCGTTACATCGAGTCATTTATTTCACTCGGATCCAAGGTACAAGTGCAACGAATCCCACGCGAAACATACTCTAGCCTCCCCGCCAGACTCTCTTAGGGgttcgtcacgcgttcctcTCCCACTAGCGTGCGTGCCAGGCGCTAGAAAGGGGAAGGAAGAGAGGAAAATTGGGCGAGCGAGTTTTGATGTTTGCGCTCTTCACAAAAGGAGCACATACTGTAGAATTTTTTCGTGGaaacaaacttaatttttcAGCCTACTAtgtttttattaatatttttgaaaagcttcGTCTCTTCCACGATTTATGCCAAGAAGAAGTTGTCGGGTTAACGCTCCCAGGGGAGCAGTTTACACAAAGCCGATTGGTTCCTCCTCGACCCGCACGTGATTCCCAGATGACAGTTGCgtaacaaaaaaagaatgtaTGGCTCGTTTCAGCAGACGCTCGTAGGGGAGGAAGGCGTGACGAATCCTCAA includes:
- the LOC136923035 gene encoding uncharacterized protein isoform X2 — its product is MPASRSIASTVRVLAITHVLVGALAIIFGMAWQLRYGVEAFLENFNVWRLLDPGFVVVWTGIWMCIAGGLGIPGRTLQRTRQSNLFASVFMGFFITSAVFGGIIIMFGTRITTICCLCQGQCSCFGHGCGLAAMILALGIIEFGTGICVAICLCMIRPCCTDLEDSDAHFSPVEYSVAYFISIFGSTKEREPLLNSVRG
- the LOC136923035 gene encoding uncharacterized protein isoform X3, with amino-acid sequence MSVERMSSLHFILMCIAGGLGIPGRTLQRTRQSNLFASVFMGFFITSAVFGGIIIMFGTRITTICCLCQGQCSCFGHGCGNVTCELESNLCSNDSYNYTAIGLAAMILALGIIEFGTGICVAICLCMIRPCCTDLEDSDAHFSPVEYSVAYFISIFGSTKEREPLLNSVRG
- the LOC136923035 gene encoding uncharacterized protein isoform X1 yields the protein MPASRSIASTVRVLAITHVLVGALAIIFGMAWQLRYGVEAFLENFNVWRLLDPGFVVVWTGIWMCIAGGLGIPGRTLQRTRQSNLFASVFMGFFITSAVFGGIIIMFGTRITTICCLCQGQCSCFGHGCGNVTCELESNLCSNDSYNYTAIGLAAMILALGIIEFGTGICVAICLCMIRPCCTDLEDSDAHFSPVEYSVAYFISIFGSTKEREPLLNSVRG